A single window of Buteo buteo chromosome 15, bButBut1.hap1.1, whole genome shotgun sequence DNA harbors:
- the SESN1 gene encoding sestrin-1 isoform X3 has product MRVARPGPQHQELGIRIPRPLGHGPSRFIPEKETIQVGNEDTMMHTLFADTFATLGRLDNVTLVMVFHPQYLESFLKTQHYLLQMDGPLPLHYRHYIGIMAAARHQCSYLVNLHVNDFLHVGGDPKWLNGLENAPQKLQNLGELNKMLAHRPWLITKEHIEQLLKTEENSWSLAELIHAVVLLTHYHSLASFTFGCGISPEIDCEGGHTFRPPSVSNYCICDITNGYHGVDEIHASPTGSIPSTESVCEVEALMEKMKQLQECRDEEEASQEEMATRFEREKRESMFVCSSEDEESAPSRDVSRHFEDTSYGYKDFSRHGMHVPTFRVQDYSWEDHGYSLVNRLYPDVGQLLDEKFHIAYNLTYNTMATHKDVDTSMLRRAIWNYIHCMFGIRYDDYDYGEINQLLDRSFKVYIKTVVCTPEKTTKRMYDSFWRQFEHSEKGQTTLSPLPLLTTPSAPQVHVNLLLVEARMQAELLYALRAITRYMT; this is encoded by the exons ATGAGGGTGGCGAGGCCGGGCCCCCAGCACCAG GAACTTGGAATAAGAATTCCTAGACCACTGGGACACGGACCAAGCAGATTCATCCCCGAGAAAGAG ACGATTCAAGTGGGAAACGAAGACACCATGATGCACACACTGTTTGCAGATACTTTTGCTACGCTGGGCCGATTGGACAATGTTACCTTGGTGATGGTTTTCCACCCACAGTATCTTGAAAGCTTTCTAAAAACTCAGCACTATCTACTGCAAATGGACGGTCCACTCCCGCTTCATTATCGACACTACATCGGGATAATG GCTGCAGCACGACATCAGTGCTCTTACCTTGTTAACCTCCATGTGAATGACTTCCTTCATGTCGGTGGAGACCCTAAATGGTTGAATGGTCTGGAAAATGCACCTCAAAAACTGCAGAATTTAGGAGAACTGAACAAAATGTTGGCTCACCGACCCTGGCTTATCACCAAGGAACATATCGAA caacttttGAAGACTGAAGAGAATAGCTGGTCCCTGGCAGAGCTGATCCACGCGGTCGTTCTCCTTACACACTACCACTCCCTTGCTTCCTTCACGTTTGGTTGTGGAATCAGCCCGGAGATCGACTGTGAAGGTGGTCACACCTTCAGGCCCCCTTCTGTCAGCAACTATTGCATATGCGATATTACAAATGGTTACCACGGGGTGGATGAAATTCATGCCAGCCCAACTGGAAGTATTCCA TCTACAGAGTCTGTCTGTGAAGTTGAAGCTCTtatggagaaaatgaagcagCTGCAGGAGTGTAGAGATGAAGAGGAAGCCAGCCAAGAAGAGATGGCTACACGttttgaaagagagaagagagaaagcatgTTTGTGTGTTCTTCAG AAGATGAAGAATCAGCACCATCAAGAGATGTGTCTCGTCACTTTGAGGATACCAGCTATGGTTACAAAGACTTCTCCAGACATGGAATGCACGTGCCCACCTTTCGTGTGCAG GATTATTCCTGGGAAGACCATGGCTATTCCTTGGTTAATCGTCTTTACCCAGATGTGGGACAACTACTTGATGAGAAGTTTCATATTGCCTATAATCTGACTTACAACACAATGGCCACGCACAAAGATGTGGATACCTCAATGCTAAGACGAGCTATTTGGAACTATATTCATTGTATGTTTGGAATAAG ATACGATGATTATGACTATGGTGAAATTAATCAGTTGTTGGACCGCAGCTTTAAAGTTTATATCAAGACTGTGGTTTGCACTCCTGAAAAGACCACAAAAAGAATGTATGATAGCTTCTGGAGGCAGTTTGAACACTCTGAGAAG GGGCAAACGACCTTATCACCTCTTCCTTTGCTAACAACCCCCTCTGCTCCACAG gtCCATGTAAATTTGCTTCTGGTAGAAGCTCGGATGCAAGCCGAACTACTTTATGCTCTGAGAGCTATTACTCGCTATATGACCTGA
- the SESN1 gene encoding sestrin-1 isoform X5, with protein sequence MMHTLFADTFATLGRLDNVTLVMVFHPQYLESFLKTQHYLLQMDGPLPLHYRHYIGIMAAARHQCSYLVNLHVNDFLHVGGDPKWLNGLENAPQKLQNLGELNKMLAHRPWLITKEHIEQLLKTEENSWSLAELIHAVVLLTHYHSLASFTFGCGISPEIDCEGGHTFRPPSVSNYCICDITNGYHGVDEIHASPTGSIPSTESVCEVEALMEKMKQLQECRDEEEASQEEMATRFEREKRESMFVCSSEDEESAPSRDVSRHFEDTSYGYKDFSRHGMHVPTFRVQDYSWEDHGYSLVNRLYPDVGQLLDEKFHIAYNLTYNTMATHKDVDTSMLRRAIWNYIHCMFGIRYDDYDYGEINQLLDRSFKVYIKTVVCTPEKTTKRMYDSFWRQFEHSEKGQTTLSPLPLLTTPSAPQVHVNLLLVEARMQAELLYALRAITRYMT encoded by the exons ATGATGCACACACTGTTTGCAGATACTTTTGCTACGCTGGGCCGATTGGACAATGTTACCTTGGTGATGGTTTTCCACCCACAGTATCTTGAAAGCTTTCTAAAAACTCAGCACTATCTACTGCAAATGGACGGTCCACTCCCGCTTCATTATCGACACTACATCGGGATAATG GCTGCAGCACGACATCAGTGCTCTTACCTTGTTAACCTCCATGTGAATGACTTCCTTCATGTCGGTGGAGACCCTAAATGGTTGAATGGTCTGGAAAATGCACCTCAAAAACTGCAGAATTTAGGAGAACTGAACAAAATGTTGGCTCACCGACCCTGGCTTATCACCAAGGAACATATCGAA caacttttGAAGACTGAAGAGAATAGCTGGTCCCTGGCAGAGCTGATCCACGCGGTCGTTCTCCTTACACACTACCACTCCCTTGCTTCCTTCACGTTTGGTTGTGGAATCAGCCCGGAGATCGACTGTGAAGGTGGTCACACCTTCAGGCCCCCTTCTGTCAGCAACTATTGCATATGCGATATTACAAATGGTTACCACGGGGTGGATGAAATTCATGCCAGCCCAACTGGAAGTATTCCA TCTACAGAGTCTGTCTGTGAAGTTGAAGCTCTtatggagaaaatgaagcagCTGCAGGAGTGTAGAGATGAAGAGGAAGCCAGCCAAGAAGAGATGGCTACACGttttgaaagagagaagagagaaagcatgTTTGTGTGTTCTTCAG AAGATGAAGAATCAGCACCATCAAGAGATGTGTCTCGTCACTTTGAGGATACCAGCTATGGTTACAAAGACTTCTCCAGACATGGAATGCACGTGCCCACCTTTCGTGTGCAG GATTATTCCTGGGAAGACCATGGCTATTCCTTGGTTAATCGTCTTTACCCAGATGTGGGACAACTACTTGATGAGAAGTTTCATATTGCCTATAATCTGACTTACAACACAATGGCCACGCACAAAGATGTGGATACCTCAATGCTAAGACGAGCTATTTGGAACTATATTCATTGTATGTTTGGAATAAG ATACGATGATTATGACTATGGTGAAATTAATCAGTTGTTGGACCGCAGCTTTAAAGTTTATATCAAGACTGTGGTTTGCACTCCTGAAAAGACCACAAAAAGAATGTATGATAGCTTCTGGAGGCAGTTTGAACACTCTGAGAAG GGGCAAACGACCTTATCACCTCTTCCTTTGCTAACAACCCCCTCTGCTCCACAG gtCCATGTAAATTTGCTTCTGGTAGAAGCTCGGATGCAAGCCGAACTACTTTATGCTCTGAGAGCTATTACTCGCTATATGACCTGA
- the SESN1 gene encoding sestrin-1 isoform X4 has product MQTELGIRIPRPLGHGPSRFIPEKETIQVGNEDTMMHTLFADTFATLGRLDNVTLVMVFHPQYLESFLKTQHYLLQMDGPLPLHYRHYIGIMAAARHQCSYLVNLHVNDFLHVGGDPKWLNGLENAPQKLQNLGELNKMLAHRPWLITKEHIEQLLKTEENSWSLAELIHAVVLLTHYHSLASFTFGCGISPEIDCEGGHTFRPPSVSNYCICDITNGYHGVDEIHASPTGSIPSTESVCEVEALMEKMKQLQECRDEEEASQEEMATRFEREKRESMFVCSSEDEESAPSRDVSRHFEDTSYGYKDFSRHGMHVPTFRVQDYSWEDHGYSLVNRLYPDVGQLLDEKFHIAYNLTYNTMATHKDVDTSMLRRAIWNYIHCMFGIRYDDYDYGEINQLLDRSFKVYIKTVVCTPEKTTKRMYDSFWRQFEHSEKGQTTLSPLPLLTTPSAPQVHVNLLLVEARMQAELLYALRAITRYMT; this is encoded by the exons ATGCAAACG GAACTTGGAATAAGAATTCCTAGACCACTGGGACACGGACCAAGCAGATTCATCCCCGAGAAAGAG ACGATTCAAGTGGGAAACGAAGACACCATGATGCACACACTGTTTGCAGATACTTTTGCTACGCTGGGCCGATTGGACAATGTTACCTTGGTGATGGTTTTCCACCCACAGTATCTTGAAAGCTTTCTAAAAACTCAGCACTATCTACTGCAAATGGACGGTCCACTCCCGCTTCATTATCGACACTACATCGGGATAATG GCTGCAGCACGACATCAGTGCTCTTACCTTGTTAACCTCCATGTGAATGACTTCCTTCATGTCGGTGGAGACCCTAAATGGTTGAATGGTCTGGAAAATGCACCTCAAAAACTGCAGAATTTAGGAGAACTGAACAAAATGTTGGCTCACCGACCCTGGCTTATCACCAAGGAACATATCGAA caacttttGAAGACTGAAGAGAATAGCTGGTCCCTGGCAGAGCTGATCCACGCGGTCGTTCTCCTTACACACTACCACTCCCTTGCTTCCTTCACGTTTGGTTGTGGAATCAGCCCGGAGATCGACTGTGAAGGTGGTCACACCTTCAGGCCCCCTTCTGTCAGCAACTATTGCATATGCGATATTACAAATGGTTACCACGGGGTGGATGAAATTCATGCCAGCCCAACTGGAAGTATTCCA TCTACAGAGTCTGTCTGTGAAGTTGAAGCTCTtatggagaaaatgaagcagCTGCAGGAGTGTAGAGATGAAGAGGAAGCCAGCCAAGAAGAGATGGCTACACGttttgaaagagagaagagagaaagcatgTTTGTGTGTTCTTCAG AAGATGAAGAATCAGCACCATCAAGAGATGTGTCTCGTCACTTTGAGGATACCAGCTATGGTTACAAAGACTTCTCCAGACATGGAATGCACGTGCCCACCTTTCGTGTGCAG GATTATTCCTGGGAAGACCATGGCTATTCCTTGGTTAATCGTCTTTACCCAGATGTGGGACAACTACTTGATGAGAAGTTTCATATTGCCTATAATCTGACTTACAACACAATGGCCACGCACAAAGATGTGGATACCTCAATGCTAAGACGAGCTATTTGGAACTATATTCATTGTATGTTTGGAATAAG ATACGATGATTATGACTATGGTGAAATTAATCAGTTGTTGGACCGCAGCTTTAAAGTTTATATCAAGACTGTGGTTTGCACTCCTGAAAAGACCACAAAAAGAATGTATGATAGCTTCTGGAGGCAGTTTGAACACTCTGAGAAG GGGCAAACGACCTTATCACCTCTTCCTTTGCTAACAACCCCCTCTGCTCCACAG gtCCATGTAAATTTGCTTCTGGTAGAAGCTCGGATGCAAGCCGAACTACTTTATGCTCTGAGAGCTATTACTCGCTATATGACCTGA